Proteins from one Hylaeus volcanicus isolate JK05 unplaced genomic scaffold, UHH_iyHylVolc1.0_haploid 11868, whole genome shotgun sequence genomic window:
- the LOC128882460 gene encoding protein lin-28 homolog B-like, whose amino-acid sequence MPKGRRPYRHCPAVRVGPWDRLAALPGGCHEAHPGRLVVGWTSARVEALAARALRCYKCLELGYVRQKCPCEADRSAGCYLCGGTDHRARDCAASPSCPVCTDIGRPANHRLGAKGRAPPPPKQGRRASAEPRSSGVATPVNEPVAEARAQAPAESEGGSDPGEAMDTA is encoded by the coding sequence ATGCCGAAAGGACGACGTCCATACCGGCATTGTCCGGCGGTCCGGGTCGGGCCTTGGGACCGTCTGGCTGCATTGCCCGGCGGCTGCCACGAGGCGCATCCCGGCCGCCTTGTTGTTGGATGGACGTCTGCTAGGGTGGAGGCGCTAGCAGCACGTGCCCTGAGATGCTACAAGTGCCTCGAGCTTGGGTACGTGCGGCAAAAGTGCCCCTGCGAGGCGGACCGCAGTGCCGGGTGCTACCTGTGTGGTGGCACCGACCACAGGGCCCGGGACTGCGCGGCGTCTCCAAGCTGCCCGGTGTGCACCGACATCGGTAGGCCGGCCAATCACCGGCTGGGCGCCAAGGGCCGTGCCCCTCCGCCGCCGAAGCAGGGAAGGAGGGCTTCCGCGGAGCCTAGATCGTCGGGGGTGGCGACGCCGGTCAATGAGCCGGTGGCGGAGGCGCGGGCACAAGCGCCCGCTGAGAGTGAAGGAGGATCCGACCCTGGGGAGGCCATGGATACGGCCTAG